Proteins co-encoded in one Deinococcus detaillensis genomic window:
- a CDS encoding carbohydrate kinase family protein: MPFNQSSLPPTTKPLVSVGDLAWDVLAKPDTSLLPGGDTTGRMELSPGGSAANLAVWARRLGYPSTFVGKIGTGHFGALAQAGLEDEGVLAEVIRTPLHPTGVILALIDQRGQRAMLTGQGADWELLPEELPREVLLGAGHVHLTAWSLFRDPPRRAALAAAKLAEEAGATLSLDPGSFQMIQQAGRENFLSWISEVPFDIFFPNADEARAMSGESTSEAALAWLRGHYPKALIVLKMDEDGALLEGPQTPRTHIQASQDTLVDATGAGDAFGGVFLAHYLEHGDPVKAAKIAAQVGGWVVSRFGARPPVDEALKLRLAPLLAQPSLSQPSPEVGA, encoded by the coding sequence GTGCCCTTCAACCAATCCTCTTTGCCGCCCACCACCAAGCCGCTCGTTTCTGTCGGCGACCTCGCGTGGGACGTGCTGGCCAAACCCGATACCTCGCTGCTGCCGGGAGGAGACACCACTGGCCGCATGGAACTCTCGCCTGGCGGCAGCGCGGCCAACCTGGCGGTCTGGGCCAGACGCCTGGGCTACCCCAGCACCTTTGTCGGCAAAATCGGCACCGGCCATTTCGGAGCGTTGGCGCAGGCAGGCCTTGAGGACGAAGGCGTGTTGGCCGAGGTGATTCGCACGCCGCTGCATCCGACCGGCGTGATTTTGGCTCTCATTGACCAGCGGGGCCAGCGGGCCATGCTGACCGGACAGGGAGCCGACTGGGAACTGCTGCCCGAAGAGTTGCCGCGTGAAGTGCTGCTGGGCGCGGGCCACGTTCACCTGACCGCTTGGAGCCTCTTCCGCGATCCGCCGCGCCGCGCCGCCTTGGCCGCCGCCAAACTCGCCGAGGAAGCTGGAGCGACGCTGAGCCTCGATCCCGGCAGCTTTCAGATGATTCAGCAGGCAGGCCGCGAGAACTTTTTGTCGTGGATCAGTGAAGTGCCGTTCGATATTTTCTTTCCCAACGCCGACGAAGCCCGCGCCATGAGCGGAGAGAGCACCTCCGAGGCGGCGCTCGCGTGGCTGCGCGGCCATTACCCCAAAGCCCTGATCGTGCTGAAAATGGACGAGGACGGCGCACTTTTGGAAGGCCCACAGACTCCGCGCACCCACATTCAGGCGTCGCAAGACACCTTGGTGGACGCCACCGGAGCCGGAGACGCTTTTGGCGGCGTCTTTCTGGCTCATTATCTGGAGCATGGTGATCCGGTGAAAGCGGCCAAGATAGCCGCGCAGGTGGGCGGCTGGGTGGTCTCACGCTTTGGCGCACGCCCGCCGGTAGACGAAGCCCTTAAGCTTCGCCTCGCACCGCTGCTTGCTCAGCCTAGTCTTTCTCAGCCCAGTCCAGAGGTGGGCGCGTGA
- a CDS encoding amino acid ABC transporter permease, translating to MADLLEGFKTIFSGQYPALLLTGLELTLAVSLSALLVSVVLGTFLGLVRFFRLPILAPLSNAYVDVVRGIPLIVLLSVVYYGLPTLGLTLPSFPAAVLALGLYSAAYTSEIVRGGLSSVPVGQIEAGRSLGLTRPQAVRHVVLPQAWRVALPALGNEFISLILGSSLASAVTLQELFSQGRYITNATYRQFEVYAVLALMYFALTFVLTRIVRWLERRFSRGESLPQRRVI from the coding sequence ATGGCCGATCTCTTGGAGGGCTTCAAAACAATTTTTTCAGGACAGTACCCGGCGCTGCTGCTCACGGGGCTTGAACTGACGTTGGCCGTCAGCCTCTCGGCGCTGCTCGTCAGCGTGGTGCTGGGAACATTTCTGGGTTTGGTACGCTTTTTTCGGTTGCCGATTTTGGCTCCGCTGAGCAACGCTTACGTGGACGTGGTGCGCGGCATTCCGCTGATCGTGCTGCTGAGCGTGGTGTATTACGGTCTGCCCACCCTCGGCCTGACCTTGCCGAGTTTTCCGGCGGCGGTGCTGGCACTCGGTCTTTACTCGGCGGCCTACACCTCCGAAATCGTGCGCGGCGGGCTGAGCAGCGTACCAGTAGGCCAGATCGAAGCGGGGCGCAGTTTGGGACTGACCCGCCCCCAAGCCGTGCGGCACGTGGTCTTGCCGCAGGCTTGGCGGGTGGCCCTTCCCGCACTGGGCAACGAGTTCATTTCGCTGATTTTGGGCAGCAGCTTGGCCAGCGCCGTGACGCTGCAAGAACTGTTTTCGCAGGGGCGCTACATCACCAACGCCACCTACCGGCAGTTTGAAGTCTACGCGGTGCTGGCGCTGATGTATTTTGCCCTGACCTTTGTGCTGACCCGCATCGTGCGCTGGCTGGAGCGGCGGTTCTCACGCGGCGAGAGCTTGCCGCAGCGCCGGGTGATTTGA
- a CDS encoding YeiH family protein — protein sequence MSSAPVPNQPSQVQSKFVQLLPGLLLSGAVAGSALWLDTQGWLSSLGLSSLTLAIVLGILVGNTFYARLAPTAQSGVTFSKGTLLRLGIILYGLRLTIQQILGVGLGGLLADLLMLSSTFFLAFWLGTRWLRLDAQTAILIGAGSSICGAAAVMATEPVVKAQAEKVAVAVATVVIFGTIGIFLYPQMNAWHWWPFSGLHFGVYIGSTVHEVAQVVAAGRAISPQVADAAVTVKLLRVILLAPFLLLLSYFWGRSGPGRTDQRGAQKGSAEKVKLSIPWFAFAFIGVALFNSLHLLPVRLLQNLITLDTLLLSMAMAALGLTTHFGAIRQAGAKPLLLGAVLMVWLVGAGGLVQGFLMSVGL from the coding sequence ATGTCTTCTGCTCCCGTTCCAAACCAACCCTCCCAAGTTCAGTCCAAGTTTGTCCAACTGCTGCCCGGCCTGCTGCTCTCCGGCGCGGTGGCGGGCAGTGCGCTGTGGCTGGACACGCAGGGCTGGCTCAGCTCGCTTGGCCTAAGCAGCTTAACGCTGGCGATTGTGCTTGGCATTTTGGTGGGTAACACTTTTTACGCTCGCCTCGCTCCCACCGCGCAGTCGGGCGTCACCTTCAGCAAGGGCACGCTGCTGCGGCTGGGCATCATCTTGTATGGTCTGCGCCTGACCATTCAGCAGATTCTGGGCGTGGGTCTGGGCGGGCTGCTTGCCGATCTGCTGATGCTCAGCAGCACCTTCTTTCTGGCGTTCTGGCTGGGTACGCGCTGGCTGAGGCTCGATGCCCAGACGGCCATTCTGATCGGCGCGGGCAGCAGCATCTGCGGCGCTGCCGCCGTGATGGCCACCGAACCCGTCGTCAAGGCGCAGGCCGAGAAGGTCGCGGTGGCCGTCGCCACAGTGGTCATTTTCGGCACCATCGGCATTTTTTTGTATCCGCAGATGAACGCCTGGCACTGGTGGCCGTTTTCGGGACTTCATTTCGGGGTCTACATCGGCTCGACGGTTCACGAAGTCGCGCAGGTGGTCGCCGCAGGCCGCGCCATCAGCCCGCAGGTGGCCGACGCGGCGGTGACGGTCAAGCTGCTGCGGGTCATCTTGCTCGCGCCGTTTTTGCTGCTGCTGTCGTACTTCTGGGGCCGCTCAGGGCCGGGCCGCACCGATCAGCGCGGCGCACAAAAAGGCAGTGCAGAGAAAGTCAAGCTGAGCATTCCCTGGTTTGCCTTCGCCTTCATCGGCGTGGCGCTGTTTAACTCGCTCCACCTGCTGCCGGTACGCTTACTGCAAAACCTGATCACCCTCGATACTCTGCTGCTCAGCATGGCGATGGCCGCGCTGGGCCTGACCACCCACTTCGGAGCCATCCGTCAGGCCGGGGCCAAGCCGCTGCTGCTGGGCGCGGTGTTGATGGTCTGGTTGGTGGGAGCCGGGGGATTGGTGCAGGGGTTTTTGATGAGCGTGGGGCTGTAG
- a CDS encoding DinB family protein, whose protein sequence is MTRAQNYINAYRMHRAALQDLYAELPSEQGDFKAWEGGMSFVGLADHLSASTARIPAMLSGEKPAPAAEGSADLASARTRLAASTEQVVDMLSALSDGDFDRHVSAFGGREMPIGALMEFLVQHEAHHKGQAWLMARMVGVTPPFFVKLG, encoded by the coding sequence ATGACTCGCGCCCAGAACTACATCAACGCTTACCGGATGCACCGCGCCGCCCTGCAAGACCTCTACGCCGAGTTGCCCAGCGAACAGGGGGACTTCAAAGCTTGGGAAGGGGGAATGAGCTTTGTGGGGCTGGCCGACCACCTCTCTGCCTCCACGGCCCGCATACCCGCCATGCTCAGCGGCGAAAAACCTGCTCCTGCCGCTGAGGGCAGTGCTGATCTGGCGTCGGCCCGCACCCGGCTGGCGGCTTCCACTGAGCAGGTGGTGGACATGCTGAGCGCCCTAAGTGACGGAGACTTTGACCGGCATGTTTCCGCCTTCGGTGGCCGCGAAATGCCCATCGGCGCTTTGATGGAGTTTCTCGTTCAGCACGAAGCGCATCACAAAGGACAGGCCTGGCTGATGGCCCGCATGGTGGGCGTGACGCCGCCGTTTTTTGTCAAGTTGGGGTAG
- a CDS encoding DUF512 domain-containing protein has translation MTATLFPQLSEEVFPAPIKSVEAGSAAERAGVRPGDQLLRVNGQSVTDVLAYRHLLSQGKAALEISRPAAVPFFATPQDHHTIKMGEAAHTFFFEVEWEDPGLEFEEVLFDGIKKCANKCDFCYVHQMPRGFRKSLYIMDDDYRLSFLYGSFVTLTNLTEGDINRILDENLSPLYVSVHSSNQALRQDMMKWWKLKVKDQQATQITGMIERLSSIDLYTQIVLLPQRNDGENFDETLEYLTSRPNVISAAVVPIGLTDHRKNLPDVRTFNKEEAKDVIKRANIWRKKLLDERGTRFIFPSDEFYLLAGEPLPTEEEYEGFPMLENGVGMIRDFLTEGMPALPERLLAPKKVILGTGLLFAESLDLAVEPLRAIEGLEIEVRAIENQTFGKVTTVAGLLTGRCFRAAVKTGEADLLIVPPTTLRYGTELMIDNTSLSELAHTLGMPVKSGGSTLGELARVILGDVVSSGPQFGMSAHAVKENSKIDGSSQA, from the coding sequence TTGACGGCCACACTGTTTCCCCAACTGTCCGAAGAAGTTTTCCCCGCCCCGATCAAGTCGGTGGAAGCGGGCAGCGCCGCTGAGCGGGCGGGCGTGCGTCCCGGCGACCAACTGCTGCGCGTCAACGGGCAATCCGTTACCGACGTACTGGCCTACCGGCATCTGCTGTCACAGGGCAAGGCCGCGCTGGAAATCAGCCGCCCCGCCGCCGTGCCTTTTTTTGCCACGCCGCAAGACCACCACACCATCAAAATGGGCGAGGCCGCCCACACCTTTTTCTTTGAGGTGGAATGGGAAGATCCGGGCTTGGAATTTGAAGAAGTCCTGTTCGACGGCATCAAGAAATGCGCCAACAAGTGCGATTTTTGCTACGTGCATCAGATGCCGCGCGGCTTTCGCAAGAGCCTCTACATCATGGACGACGATTACCGCCTATCGTTCCTCTACGGCTCGTTCGTCACTTTGACCAACCTGACCGAGGGCGACATCAACCGGATTCTGGATGAAAACCTCTCGCCGCTGTACGTCTCAGTGCATTCGTCCAATCAGGCGCTGCGCCAGGACATGATGAAGTGGTGGAAGCTCAAGGTCAAAGACCAGCAGGCCACCCAGATCACCGGCATGATCGAGCGCCTTTCGAGCATCGATCTCTACACCCAGATCGTGCTTCTCCCGCAGCGCAACGACGGCGAGAACTTCGATGAAACCTTGGAGTATCTGACCTCGCGGCCCAACGTGATCTCAGCAGCAGTGGTGCCGATTGGCTTGACGGATCACCGTAAGAATTTGCCCGACGTACGGACTTTTAACAAAGAAGAAGCCAAAGACGTGATCAAGCGGGCCAATATCTGGCGCAAGAAGTTGCTGGACGAGCGCGGCACCCGTTTCATTTTCCCCAGCGACGAGTTTTATCTGCTGGCCGGTGAACCGCTGCCCACCGAAGAGGAATACGAGGGCTTTCCGATGCTCGAAAACGGCGTCGGGATGATCCGCGACTTTTTGACCGAGGGGATGCCTGCTTTGCCGGAGCGCTTGCTCGCGCCCAAAAAAGTCATCTTGGGAACGGGCCTGCTGTTTGCCGAGTCGCTCGATCTTGCTGTAGAGCCGCTTCGGGCCATCGAAGGCCTGGAGATTGAGGTGCGGGCCATCGAGAACCAGACCTTCGGCAAAGTCACCACCGTGGCGGGCCTGCTGACCGGGCGCTGCTTCCGGGCGGCTGTCAAGACTGGTGAGGCCGACTTGCTGATCGTGCCGCCCACCACTTTGCGCTACGGCACCGAACTGATGATCGACAACACTAGCCTCTCGGAGTTGGCCCACACCCTGGGAATGCCGGTCAAATCCGGCGGCAGCACGCTGGGTGAACTGGCCCGCGTGATTTTGGGTGACGTGGTCAGCAGCGGCCCGCAGTTTGGCATGAGCGCCCACGCCGTCAAAGAAAACAGCAAGATCGACGGTTCGAGTCAGGCCTGA
- a CDS encoding LysR family transcriptional regulator gives MAIQADGLICFAAVARLGNVTRAAEQLNRSQPALSAQLRGLREAVGEPLYVRRRSGIELTAAGRALLPYALSAERGLRQAREWAEKVHSGQWGQLSLLASMTAAEYFLPQHLAQFCRAFPEVQVKVEACNSQHVEDLMLSGRGELGIVEGELSRLDSALSARPLLEDRLVLVISPQHPWAAGTPQLADLSRCPLIQREPGSGTRAVTERAFQLLGLERRSVLEASGTQIIKELVMQGVGAAFLSSLAVQREVGAGQLLMLEFPELSLHRPLTLVTLEGQPLSLPAQQFIRLLTAAQTTAESSREA, from the coding sequence GTGGCAATTCAAGCGGACGGTCTGATTTGTTTTGCGGCGGTGGCCCGGCTCGGCAATGTGACGCGGGCCGCCGAGCAACTCAACCGCAGCCAACCGGCCCTCTCGGCTCAGTTGCGCGGCCTGCGGGAAGCGGTGGGCGAGCCGCTGTATGTCAGACGCCGCAGCGGCATCGAACTCACCGCAGCAGGCCGGGCGCTGCTGCCCTACGCGCTGAGCGCCGAGCGCGGTCTGCGTCAGGCACGGGAGTGGGCCGAGAAAGTGCATTCGGGGCAGTGGGGCCAGCTTTCGCTGCTGGCCAGCATGACCGCTGCGGAGTATTTTTTGCCCCAGCACCTCGCGCAGTTTTGCCGGGCGTTTCCGGAGGTGCAGGTCAAGGTCGAGGCCTGCAATTCGCAGCACGTCGAAGATCTGATGCTGTCCGGGCGGGGCGAACTGGGCATCGTCGAGGGCGAACTCTCGCGGCTCGACAGCGCCCTGAGCGCCCGCCCCCTGCTGGAAGACCGGCTGGTGCTGGTGATCTCGCCGCAGCACCCCTGGGCCGCCGGAACTCCCCAGTTGGCCGATCTGAGCCGCTGCCCACTGATTCAGCGCGAGCCGGGATCGGGGACGCGGGCCGTCACCGAACGCGCCTTTCAGCTTCTAGGGCTGGAGCGGCGCAGTGTGCTGGAAGCCAGCGGCACCCAGATTATCAAAGAACTGGTGATGCAGGGGGTGGGCGCGGCGTTTCTCTCGTCGCTGGCCGTTCAGCGCGAGGTCGGGGCGGGCCAACTGCTGATGCTGGAATTTCCCGAACTCTCGCTGCACCGTCCGCTAACGCTGGTGACGCTGGAGGGTCAGCCGCTCAGCTTGCCCGCTCAGCAGTTTATCCGGTTGCTGACCGCAGCGCAGACGACGGCAGAGTCAAGCCGTGAGGCCTAG
- the der gene encoding ribosome biogenesis GTPase Der, translating into MHKVAIVGRPNVGKSSLFNRLVGRREAVVADFPGVTRDAKEGLMMYQNHRIILIDTGGLWSGDEWEQAIREKAEWAMEGAQSVIFVTDPREGLSAADYEVADWLRKLGKPVIVAANKIDSPKHETYLADLWGLGFGDPVALSAEHARGLDDLLDRVMEHMPEDTEDVPDIAPIRISFIGRPNVGKSSLLNALTGTERVIVADQPGTTRDSVDVEWDYSGQRFVLVDTAGIRKRPDTSIEEYAIERSKTAIERSDVIWLVVNASEIGDHELKLANLSYESGKPVIVVVNKWDLVPDEELKRTERELNEKLHHIAYAPRVYTSAINDYGIHDMLAEAMKLYEKWQSRVPTSELNRWLGIWTMKQRMPNFHGKSLRMYFMTQVETAPPTFAVFCNRADFVTRAYEGFLMNRIREDLGMAGVPVRLKWKEKGPYKKGKKGGDDEE; encoded by the coding sequence ATGCATAAAGTCGCTATTGTAGGCCGCCCCAACGTGGGCAAGTCGAGTCTTTTCAACCGTCTGGTGGGCCGCCGCGAGGCCGTCGTGGCCGACTTCCCCGGCGTGACCCGTGACGCCAAAGAAGGCCTGATGATGTACCAGAACCACCGGATCATTTTGATCGATACCGGCGGACTGTGGAGTGGCGACGAGTGGGAACAGGCCATTCGTGAAAAAGCCGAGTGGGCCATGGAAGGCGCTCAGAGCGTGATTTTCGTGACCGACCCACGCGAGGGGCTGTCGGCTGCCGACTACGAGGTGGCCGATTGGCTGCGCAAGCTCGGCAAGCCGGTGATCGTGGCCGCCAACAAAATCGATTCGCCCAAGCACGAAACCTACCTCGCCGATCTGTGGGGCTTGGGCTTCGGCGATCCGGTGGCGCTCAGTGCCGAGCACGCACGCGGCCTAGACGACCTGCTCGACCGCGTGATGGAGCACATGCCCGAAGATACCGAAGACGTGCCGGACATCGCGCCGATTCGCATTTCGTTTATCGGGCGGCCCAACGTGGGCAAGTCCAGCTTGCTCAATGCCCTGACCGGCACCGAGCGCGTCATCGTGGCCGATCAGCCCGGCACCACCCGCGACAGCGTGGACGTGGAATGGGATTACTCGGGTCAGCGCTTCGTGCTGGTCGACACGGCGGGTATTCGCAAGCGGCCCGACACCAGCATCGAGGAATACGCCATTGAGCGCTCCAAGACCGCCATCGAGCGCAGCGACGTGATCTGGTTGGTGGTCAACGCCAGCGAGATCGGCGATCACGAACTCAAGCTCGCCAACCTCTCGTATGAGAGCGGCAAGCCCGTCATTGTGGTGGTCAACAAGTGGGATCTGGTGCCCGACGAAGAACTCAAACGCACCGAGCGCGAACTCAACGAAAAGCTCCACCACATCGCCTACGCGCCCCGCGTCTATACCTCGGCCATCAACGATTACGGCATCCACGACATGCTGGCCGAAGCCATGAAACTCTATGAAAAGTGGCAAAGCCGCGTGCCGACCAGCGAACTCAACAGGTGGCTGGGTATCTGGACGATGAAACAGCGGATGCCCAACTTCCACGGCAAGTCGCTGCGGATGTACTTTATGACGCAGGTGGAAACCGCGCCGCCAACTTTTGCGGTCTTTTGCAACCGCGCCGATTTCGTGACGCGGGCTTACGAGGGCTTTTTGATGAACCGTATCCGCGAGGATCTGGGGATGGCGGGCGTGCCGGTGCGCCTGAAATGGAAAGAGAAAGGGCCATACAAGAAAGGCAAGAAGGGCGGAGACGACGAAGAGTAA
- the mscL gene encoding large conductance mechanosensitive channel protein MscL: MVSGFQKFLLRGNLIDLAVGVLIGAAFGKVVDAFTKGLILPIIGIFGGVPDFSALTFTINKSVFQYGAFITALLSFLLSAAVIYFFVIVPFNRLMERFKREEKPPVAEPSNEEKLLAEIRDALRQRPL, encoded by the coding sequence ATGGTCAGTGGATTTCAGAAGTTTTTGTTGCGCGGCAATTTGATTGATCTGGCAGTCGGTGTACTGATCGGCGCGGCTTTCGGCAAAGTGGTGGACGCCTTTACGAAAGGCCTCATTTTGCCCATTATCGGTATCTTCGGCGGTGTACCGGATTTTTCGGCCCTCACCTTCACCATTAATAAGAGTGTCTTCCAGTACGGCGCATTCATTACGGCTCTGCTGAGCTTTCTGTTGTCCGCCGCCGTCATCTACTTTTTTGTCATCGTGCCTTTCAACAGGTTGATGGAGCGCTTCAAGCGTGAAGAAAAGCCCCCGGTGGCCGAGCCCAGCAACGAAGAAAAGTTGCTGGCCGAGATCCGCGACGCGCTTAGGCAGCGGCCCCTCTAA
- the mltG gene encoding endolytic transglycosylase MltG has translation MTRLNNRRPAWQRALFWIFLLLLLAILAIAAYVYSLTTSAGGPKYTLEIKPGDTLAAKAGELQQRGVIKNATALRYVMRQRGTAGKLKEGLYEIPADQTVFEVADDLAGNPRIPTVSVTIPEGKRLKDLPEIITAAGLSSAPALKAALNDVSLSPAAKAAGAGNLEGFLFPATYPFRPKASAEDIVKGLAERMTQEFTPERITAAKKLNLNVDQWVTLASMVQAEAANDAEMPVVAGVFLNRLKQGIALGSDPTVAYGLGKDLPDLDRSAGDFTKDTPYSTYTRMGLPKGPINNPGEAALSSVLNAKLTTPNGKAALYFLHGTDGVIHVNNDYAAHLRDIARYR, from the coding sequence GTGACCCGCCTCAACAACCGCCGCCCCGCTTGGCAACGGGCGCTGTTCTGGATCTTTTTGTTGCTGCTGCTCGCCATATTGGCAATTGCCGCCTACGTTTACAGCCTGACCACCAGTGCTGGCGGCCCCAAATACACCCTAGAAATCAAACCCGGCGACACGCTGGCCGCCAAAGCGGGCGAGTTGCAGCAGCGCGGCGTCATCAAAAATGCCACGGCGCTGCGCTACGTCATGCGTCAGCGCGGCACGGCAGGCAAGCTCAAAGAAGGGCTTTACGAGATTCCAGCCGATCAAACCGTTTTTGAGGTGGCCGACGACTTGGCCGGCAATCCGCGCATTCCCACTGTCAGCGTGACCATTCCCGAAGGCAAGCGCCTCAAAGATTTACCGGAGATCATCACGGCGGCGGGCCTGAGCAGCGCACCTGCTCTCAAAGCCGCGCTGAATGATGTCTCTCTCAGCCCAGCGGCCAAAGCAGCGGGGGCGGGCAACTTGGAAGGCTTTTTGTTTCCGGCCACCTACCCGTTTCGGCCCAAAGCCAGTGCCGAGGACATCGTCAAGGGACTGGCCGAACGGATGACCCAGGAATTTACCCCGGAGAGAATCACCGCCGCCAAAAAACTGAATCTGAATGTGGATCAGTGGGTGACGCTGGCCAGCATGGTGCAAGCCGAAGCCGCCAACGACGCGGAGATGCCGGTGGTGGCGGGAGTATTTCTCAACCGCCTGAAGCAGGGCATTGCGCTGGGCAGCGACCCAACGGTGGCGTATGGCCTCGGCAAAGACTTGCCTGACCTCGACCGCTCAGCCGGCGACTTCACCAAAGACACCCCTTACAGCACCTACACCCGTATGGGCCTGCCCAAAGGCCCGATCAACAACCCCGGCGAAGCGGCGCTGAGCAGCGTCCTGAATGCCAAACTGACCACCCCCAACGGCAAAGCGGCGCTGTACTTTTTGCACGGTACCGACGGCGTCATTCACGTCAACAACGATTACGCCGCCCACCTGCGCGACATTGCCCGCTACCGCTGA
- a CDS encoding ROK family protein gives MTNQAQLAQTQAAPVQPLSPERVSIGVDVGGTKIAVGVLRGEHLLDRHVQPTPETGWPAVLDAVAAQIRLLQVAHPDALHIGVGVPGPLTPDRMGVKFAPNIYGFSDVPMVAGLSERLGMTVVLENDAKAAALAEATLGAARGSSSSVYITVSTGIGSGIVIGGRIWRGFHGVAGEFGHVTVLPGGPVSGAGLDGALEAVASGTAIARDASYALNREVSTAEAFALAQTGNPQAKRVVEQAMKHIGVAIADIQKLLDPEVFVIGGGVAAVGDYFFEGVDRAAQEYGAAFAPVTIRRAQLASDAGVIGAALSAFEGI, from the coding sequence ATGACAAACCAAGCTCAACTTGCTCAAACCCAAGCCGCTCCAGTCCAGCCGCTCTCTCCAGAGCGGGTCAGCATCGGTGTGGACGTGGGCGGCACCAAAATCGCGGTGGGCGTGCTGCGCGGCGAACACCTGCTTGACCGCCACGTTCAGCCCACCCCCGAAACCGGCTGGCCTGCGGTGCTCGACGCCGTCGCCGCCCAGATTCGGCTCCTGCAAGTCGCCCACCCCGACGCCCTGCACATCGGCGTGGGTGTGCCGGGGCCGCTGACACCTGACCGGATGGGCGTCAAGTTCGCTCCCAATATCTACGGCTTTAGCGACGTGCCGATGGTGGCCGGACTGAGCGAGCGGCTGGGCATGACGGTGGTGCTGGAAAATGACGCCAAAGCGGCGGCGCTGGCCGAGGCCACGCTGGGTGCGGCGCGGGGCAGCAGCAGCAGCGTGTACATCACCGTGTCAACCGGCATCGGCAGCGGCATCGTCATTGGTGGGCGCATCTGGCGCGGCTTTCACGGCGTTGCCGGTGAGTTCGGCCACGTCACGGTGCTGCCGGGCGGCCCGGTCAGCGGCGCGGGCCTCGACGGAGCGCTCGAAGCCGTCGCCAGCGGCACCGCCATCGCTAGAGACGCCAGCTACGCCCTCAACCGCGAGGTCAGTACCGCCGAAGCGTTTGCGCTGGCCCAGACTGGTAATCCGCAGGCCAAGCGGGTGGTTGAGCAGGCCATGAAACACATCGGCGTGGCGATTGCCGATATTCAAAAGCTGCTCGACCCTGAGGTGTTCGTGATCGGCGGCGGTGTGGCGGCGGTCGGCGACTACTTTTTTGAGGGCGTAGACAGGGCGGCGCAGGAATACGGCGCAGCTTTTGCGCCCGTCACCATTCGCCGCGCCCAACTCGCCTCAGACGCGGGCGTGATCGGGGCGGCGCTGTCGGCGTTTGAGGGCATTTAA
- a CDS encoding DinB family protein yields the protein MDELLTLLDYHAWATERTVQTLTPLSAEEFGRDLGSSHGGIGGTLAHLYGSELIWTARLRGATPPGFPAPGELLPLPELLPRWLAHLRERHALVAPLPPGELLHYTNLGGEPMVSRVDDSLRHIVNHASYHRGQVVGMLRQLGHSAVNTDLIGFYRQQNRS from the coding sequence GTGGACGAACTCCTGACCCTGCTCGATTACCACGCCTGGGCAACCGAGCGCACTGTGCAGACGCTGACGCCGCTCAGCGCCGAAGAATTTGGCCGCGACCTCGGCAGCAGTCACGGCGGCATCGGCGGCACGCTGGCGCATCTCTACGGCTCCGAGCTGATATGGACGGCGCGGCTCAGAGGGGCGACGCCGCCCGGCTTTCCAGCGCCCGGCGAACTGCTGCCGCTGCCTGAGTTGTTGCCGCGCTGGCTGGCGCATTTGCGGGAGCGTCACGCTTTGGTGGCCCCGTTGCCGCCGGGGGAGCTTCTGCACTACACCAATCTCGGGGGCGAGCCGATGGTGAGCCGAGTCGACGACAGTCTGCGCCACATCGTCAACCACGCCAGTTATCACCGGGGTCAGGTGGTGGGGATGCTGCGCCAGCTCGGCCACAGCGCGGTCAATACCGACCTGATTGGCTTTTACCGGCAGCAGAACCGAAGCTAG